GACGCGAACGGGACGGTGACGGCACGCGGCAACGGAGATTCCTATCTGACGGCCCAGCATGCGGGGAAGACGGCCCGGGCGGTGGTCCATGTGCGCCAGGCCGCCGCCTCGCTGGAAGTCTTCGGGGAGGCGCAGCGGGCAGCCGCGGGGCTACCGCCGGTCGAGCCAGTCGGAGTGCGAGTGTTGGACGCCGGTGACGCGCCGGTGTCCGGGGCGCCGGTGAGGTTCGAGGCAGGCATCGGCAACGGAAGGGTCGAGCCGAGCGAAGTGCTCAGCGACAGCTTTGGGGTTGCTGCGGTCGAGTGGACCCTCGGACCTGAGTCCGGACGGCAGACCCTGGCGGTCTCAGCGGACGGCGCGACCGATGTCGAAATCGGGGCGGTCGCTCTGGAGCCAGACGAGACCGTGGTCGCGGTTCAGGCATGGTCGGGGGGGGACCAGTGGGCATTGGCGGGCCATGCCTTGCCGGAGCCGTTGGTGGTGCGGGTGCTTGACGAGTGGGGGCGGGGAGTCCCTAGCGCGACCGTGCGGTTCGAACCGGAAGCGGGAACCGGTCGTGCGGAGCCGGAAGTGACGGCGACCGACAGCTTGGGGCTGGCGCAGTCAGTCTGGACGCTGGCTTCGGATCTGGGGAAACAACGGGTGGTGGCGAGGGCGGCGAGGGCGGCGAGCGCCGCGGCGGTGACACTTGAAGCGACGGCGGTGTCGGGCGAGGGGGCGTGCAACCGCACTCCGGCGGTGAGCGAGGCCATCGTGCAATCGCTTGAGTATCGCTTCGATCTCGCAGGCTGCGCGGCGGTGTCCGAGGAGCATCTCAGTCTCGTGGACCACCTTTACCTGGCCGAGCAAGGCATCCTGAGACTGCGTCCCGGAGACTTCGCGGGGCTGCCAAACCTGAGGTTCTTGCCGCTTCGCGGAAACCGACTTACGGAGCTTCCCGCCGGGGTCTTTGATGGGCTTCGAAGCATGGAGCAACTGGACCTGAGCGATAATCAACTGACGGTTCTACCCGAGGATGTCTTCGCCGACATGAGGCTAGTCGAGTCGCTCGACCTGGGCCACAACCAACTGAGCGAGCTTCCGCAGGGCGTTTTCTTGGGGCTTACGAAACTCCAAAGGCTGGTCTTGTCCGGCAACCGCCTCACGACTCTTCCGCCCGATGTCTTCGCAGGCTTGCGGCGCTTGGAAGACCTGTTCCTCACGGCCAACCAGTTGAACGAACTGCCGCCCGCCGTGTTCCAAGGCCTACCGGCGCTGAATCTGCTGTGGCTGGGCGTGAATCGCCTGACGACGCTCTCGCCGGATCTCTTCGCGGGTCTCGGCAGCCTGCGGTCCTTGGCGCTCGTCGACAACGGGCTGACAGAACTGCCGCCGGGGGTGTTCCAGCACTTGTCGAGCCTTGGTCAGCTAGGGCTTAGCGGAAACGCCTTGGAGTCGCTTCCGCCGGATGTCTTCAAGGGCTTGGCGCAATTGGAAGTGCTTAGTCTTGACTGGAACTGGGTGACGGCCCTGTCGCCGGGGATCTTCGACGCGACTCCACGACTCCGGTGGCTGTACTTCGCTGGCAACGGGATGAGGCAAGTCCCGAAGGGACTGTTCGACGGGTTGCCGGAGCTCACGAGGCTGGATCTAAGATCGAACGGCATTCGGGAGTTGCCGCCGTACGCCTTCGCGGGATCGCCCGGGCTGAAGGAACTGAGGTTGGAAGGCAACGGCCTTGATTCGCTGCCGCGCGGCCTGTTCGCGGGCCTGTCCGAACTGGAGTACGTGCGCCTGCACCGCAACCCGGGCGCGCCTTTTCCGGTGCATGCTGAATTGGGACGAGCCGACACCCTCGACCTAGTCGCGCCGGGACCTGCGCGGGTGGTGCTGCGGGTGCCGGGTGGC
The Candidatus Palauibacter australiensis genome window above contains:
- a CDS encoding leucine-rich repeat protein — translated: MPVVASTLFLAALEACDPGGVAEPEPSLEIVPDSVTLTHMGQRLGFTVRGGGGTGPGQVRWSSQDTTVFVVDANGTVTARGNGDSYLTAQHAGKTARAVVHVRQAAASLEVFGEAQRAAAGLPPVEPVGVRVLDAGDAPVSGAPVRFEAGIGNGRVEPSEVLSDSFGVAAVEWTLGPESGRQTLAVSADGATDVEIGAVALEPDETVVAVQAWSGGDQWALAGHALPEPLVVRVLDEWGRGVPSATVRFEPEAGTGRAEPEVTATDSLGLAQSVWTLASDLGKQRVVARAARAASAAAVTLEATAVSGEGACNRTPAVSEAIVQSLEYRFDLAGCAAVSEEHLSLVDHLYLAEQGILRLRPGDFAGLPNLRFLPLRGNRLTELPAGVFDGLRSMEQLDLSDNQLTVLPEDVFADMRLVESLDLGHNQLSELPQGVFLGLTKLQRLVLSGNRLTTLPPDVFAGLRRLEDLFLTANQLNELPPAVFQGLPALNLLWLGVNRLTTLSPDLFAGLGSLRSLALVDNGLTELPPGVFQHLSSLGQLGLSGNALESLPPDVFKGLAQLEVLSLDWNWVTALSPGIFDATPRLRWLYFAGNGMRQVPKGLFDGLPELTRLDLRSNGIRELPPYAFAGSPGLKELRLEGNGLDSLPRGLFAGLSELEYVRLHRNPGAPFPVHAELGRADTLDLVAPGPARVVLRVPGGAPYPFRIPVSVQRGKGSAGFLAVQAGDTVSDAMVVRGGGADDVAAHVSLGTPPGVAEGFEALQVVSGESMALFAVARNKTPVTRSAIQAHRLQANGPSAEIALAEYFRDPDGDSLVYEVNFGDPNVARGRIDGATLWLEPGSEDTTEVAVTATDPEGLKAVQKFQTWVVPAPDPDAFNIEVVFGPGFTEEAKREIRRAADRWMEVVVGDLPDVPVDGPLPGFCANGIPGPRLVGVVDDLVIGMYMRFGVRNSVGSASRCAVREGSELPIFGVNWFSDVYLSGQYSYTFYETALHEIGHALGMGYWKDLHRAGDSDPHFAGQRAVAAFDAAGGQDYPGGKVPLEDEGRSRLGHWRKRVIPGDVMVSGIGKTLVTAITVQALADLGHEVDVSKADPYTLRGQAQGDVGGDAADADEDGGGVVTDDIIEGPVVVVDKRGKVVRIIPP